A DNA window from Massilia putida contains the following coding sequences:
- a CDS encoding SMODS domain-containing nucleotidyltransferase, which produces MSVLNFLTDMASNAVLSSSEQSSITTSITTLQSRMALHFDSGVIKQHFRFGSSTRGTILPRSMDEHSDIDYMIVFSDNTATPQTYLNRLKTFVEKRYGSSEIYQSSPTIVLELNHIKFDLVPATTTWLGELQIPNGSGGWIATNPNDFNATLEAKNKEHKSLIKPTIRLFKYWNATSGLPFESFMMEKWVCGLSFWWLTNQKDYFFAVVDKLNTSSSYSQWVNNEITRAKNIVANVRQYEKDDMPVSAENEIKKLFRL; this is translated from the coding sequence ATGTCGGTATTGAATTTTCTGACGGACATGGCCAGCAATGCCGTGCTTTCTTCGTCCGAGCAGTCGTCGATCACGACATCGATCACGACGCTGCAATCCCGGATGGCGCTGCATTTCGACAGCGGCGTGATCAAGCAGCACTTCCGCTTCGGATCGTCAACGCGAGGCACGATCTTGCCGCGTTCGATGGATGAACACTCGGACATCGACTACATGATCGTTTTCAGCGACAACACCGCCACGCCACAGACGTATTTGAACAGGCTGAAGACCTTCGTCGAAAAGCGTTATGGATCATCGGAGATTTACCAGTCCAGCCCAACCATCGTCCTCGAGCTGAACCACATCAAGTTTGACTTGGTGCCCGCGACGACGACTTGGCTCGGCGAGCTTCAGATTCCCAATGGCTCCGGTGGTTGGATAGCCACGAATCCGAACGACTTCAATGCCACGCTCGAAGCCAAGAACAAGGAGCACAAATCGCTGATCAAGCCGACCATCCGGCTGTTCAAGTACTGGAACGCGACCAGCGGGCTCCCGTTCGAGTCCTTCATGATGGAGAAATGGGTGTGTGGCCTGAGCTTTTGGTGGCTGACGAACCAGAAGGACTATTTCTTTGCTGTCGTCGACAAACTGAACACCAGCTCGTCGTACTCGCAATGGGTAAACAACGAGATCACGCGCGCAAAGAACATCGTGGCCAACGTCCGGCAGTACGAGAAGGACGACATGCCAGTGTCGGCAGAGAACGAAATCAAAAAGCTATTCCGGCTCTAA
- a CDS encoding 3TM-type holin, translating into MDITGIGTAAEAAKSIIGMFFPDKTEEDKAKLAATLALIQTQTDIDKAEAQSSDPLQHWRGGLGWVCVAGYFWNFVGGPLTNAVAAAAGHPLNLPSLDLGPLATLTLGMLGLGGLHVAERVNGAA; encoded by the coding sequence ATGGACATCACCGGCATCGGCACGGCGGCGGAAGCCGCCAAGAGCATCATCGGCATGTTCTTCCCCGACAAGACCGAGGAGGACAAGGCCAAGCTGGCAGCGACGCTGGCGCTCATTCAGACGCAGACCGACATCGACAAGGCGGAGGCGCAGAGCTCGGACCCACTGCAACACTGGCGCGGGGGGCTGGGCTGGGTGTGCGTCGCGGGGTATTTCTGGAACTTCGTTGGCGGGCCGCTCACGAATGCGGTGGCTGCTGCTGCCGGCCATCCGCTCAACCTGCCGTCGCTCGACCTTGGGCCGCTGGCCACGCTCACGCTTGGCATGCTGGGCCTGGGTGGGCTGCATGTTGCGGAGCGGGTGAACGGGGCAGCTTAA
- a CDS encoding DUF5675 family protein produces MNIVITRKQSTASGTPGELVATNPVGETFTCLTLELPWQDNTPGVSCVIDDSYRATIWHSDHLDCDVLRLEDKHGRQNCLIHCGNFAGDVSQGMETQVHGCTLVGSRYGSLANDDGHGQLAILDSRVTLAKLIAFVGSGEHTVSYQWAQGCEPAACHA; encoded by the coding sequence ATGAACATCGTCATCACCCGAAAACAATCCACGGCCAGCGGCACCCCGGGCGAACTGGTCGCCACGAACCCGGTAGGTGAAACCTTCACCTGCCTCACGCTGGAACTGCCTTGGCAGGACAACACGCCGGGGGTGTCCTGCGTCATCGACGACAGCTACCGCGCGACGATCTGGCATTCCGATCATCTCGACTGTGACGTGCTGCGCCTGGAAGACAAACATGGCCGGCAGAACTGCCTGATCCACTGCGGCAACTTTGCGGGTGACGTGTCGCAAGGCATGGAAACTCAGGTGCATGGCTGCACGCTGGTCGGCAGCCGCTACGGGTCGCTGGCCAATGACGACGGGCATGGGCAACTCGCCATCCTCGACAGCCGCGTGACGCTGGCCAAGCTGATTGCATTCGTCGGCAGCGGTGAGCACACCGTCAGCTATCAATGGGCGCAGGGTTGCGAACCTGCCGCCTGCCACGCTTGA
- a CDS encoding 2OG-Fe(II) oxygenase: MNDPASVQLTYSDAPLCIAGRRHQVLMAVKAPNIVVLGGFLDEDACRSLIDLARPRMKRSSVVHHAEGVRIDDTRTSSGCHFRRGEVALVADIELHIAELSGIPPENGEGLQVLHYLPSQHYVPHWDYFPPESPSSADIVRPENGGQRIATFIAYLNTVPFGGETEFPRAGVKVAAVQGNACFFSYRTADGQLDPLTLHSGNAVVDGEKWIAVKWLREGRYPE, encoded by the coding sequence ATGAATGATCCTGCCAGCGTCCAGTTGACGTACTCCGATGCGCCACTGTGCATTGCGGGGCGTCGGCACCAGGTGCTGATGGCGGTCAAGGCTCCCAACATCGTCGTGCTGGGCGGGTTTCTGGACGAGGACGCCTGCCGCTCCCTGATCGATCTGGCCCGCCCGCGCATGAAGCGATCGTCGGTCGTGCACCATGCCGAAGGGGTGCGCATCGACGACACGCGCACCAGCTCCGGGTGCCATTTCCGGCGCGGGGAAGTTGCACTGGTGGCGGACATCGAGCTTCACATCGCGGAGCTCTCCGGTATCCCCCCGGAAAACGGCGAAGGACTGCAGGTGTTGCACTACCTGCCAAGCCAGCACTACGTCCCGCACTGGGACTACTTTCCGCCGGAGAGTCCGTCGTCCGCCGACATCGTCCGGCCGGAAAACGGCGGCCAACGCATCGCCACCTTCATCGCCTATCTGAACACCGTTCCCTTCGGCGGGGAAACGGAATTCCCGCGTGCCGGCGTCAAGGTGGCAGCCGTCCAAGGCAATGCCTGCTTTTTCTCATACCGCACGGCGGACGGCCAGCTCGATCCACTGACGCTGCACAGCGGCAATGCCGTCGTCGACGGCGAGAAATGGATCGCGGTCAAGTGGCTACGCGAGGGGCGCTACCCCGAATAG
- a CDS encoding cupin domain-containing protein produces the protein MKTGAYIDARHSMYPCQAWLLSRPIKDHITVPPFCTLYGFVVAGHADQAASIIAGAGNADEPKILRQAGQWQYFCHATGSEPATLLLGEDDDAQVFAVIRHGFRGQGLVGGPIEASGRLCYIDNCSDSLLVYPPRKGDPSLNHLSFPAGVRQSFHIHPSIRLGVVASGSGFACFADREIPLTAGTLFCIEERELHRFRTDDQRLDVIAFHPDGDWGPTDQDHPMLNRTYLSAARHE, from the coding sequence ATGAAAACCGGCGCCTATATCGACGCCCGGCACAGCATGTACCCGTGCCAGGCCTGGTTGCTATCCAGGCCGATCAAGGATCACATCACCGTCCCGCCGTTTTGCACGCTGTATGGCTTCGTCGTTGCCGGCCACGCCGATCAGGCGGCCTCGATCATCGCGGGCGCGGGCAACGCGGATGAACCGAAGATTTTGCGCCAGGCAGGCCAGTGGCAGTATTTCTGCCACGCCACCGGCAGCGAGCCGGCCACGCTGCTTCTGGGCGAGGACGATGACGCCCAGGTCTTCGCCGTGATCCGGCATGGCTTTCGTGGGCAGGGACTCGTCGGCGGCCCGATCGAGGCCTCGGGACGGCTGTGCTACATCGACAACTGCTCGGATTCGCTGCTGGTCTATCCGCCGCGCAAGGGCGACCCGAGCCTGAACCATCTGTCGTTCCCGGCTGGCGTGCGCCAGTCGTTTCACATCCATCCTTCGATCCGCCTGGGCGTGGTCGCCAGCGGTTCCGGCTTTGCCTGCTTCGCGGATCGCGAGATCCCGCTGACCGCCGGCACCTTGTTCTGCATCGAGGAGCGCGAGCTGCATCGCTTCCGGACGGACGATCAGCGGCTCGACGTCATCGCTTTCCACCCGGATGGCGATTGGGGGCCGACCGATCAGGATCACCCGATGCTCAACCGCACCTATCTGTCGGCTGCACGTCATGAATGA
- a CDS encoding YmfQ family protein, whose product MAVMQQVSQPLAAADYLASLQKLLPYGPAWTDDADAAITRLLTGLAQELARIDARSWQLIDEADPRTTNELFPDWERVAGLPDPCVMALGGQQTFAQRRAALLSRLIQVGGQSRAYFVAVARALGFTISITEGWQEIDTVVSPVNNPLANGRWIYTWTIHVPLGDTRSTLTVNGRVSDPLAAWGNTLLECVMRRLKPAHTTLLFSYT is encoded by the coding sequence ATGGCAGTGATGCAGCAGGTCAGCCAGCCACTGGCCGCCGCCGACTACCTGGCGTCGCTGCAAAAACTCCTGCCCTATGGCCCGGCCTGGACCGACGACGCCGACGCGGCCATCACCCGGCTACTGACGGGCCTCGCGCAGGAACTGGCGCGGATCGATGCCAGAAGCTGGCAACTCATCGACGAGGCCGATCCCCGCACCACCAATGAATTGTTTCCCGATTGGGAGCGCGTGGCGGGCTTGCCCGATCCGTGCGTCATGGCGCTCGGCGGTCAGCAGACGTTTGCGCAGCGACGGGCCGCGCTGCTGTCCCGGCTCATCCAGGTCGGCGGCCAGTCGCGCGCCTATTTCGTGGCCGTGGCCCGCGCATTGGGCTTCACCATTTCGATCACCGAAGGCTGGCAGGAAATCGACACCGTCGTCTCGCCGGTCAACAACCCGCTGGCCAATGGCCGCTGGATCTACACCTGGACGATTCACGTGCCCCTCGGGGACACGCGCAGCACGCTCACCGTCAACGGCCGCGTCTCCGATCCGCTCGCGGCCTGGGGCAACACCTTGCTCGAGTGCGTGATGCGGCGGCTCAAGCCCGCCCATACCACGCTGCTCTTCAGCTACACGTAG
- a CDS encoding baseplate J/gp47 family protein, which translates to MFNRPSLPDLINRTTNDVFQRLPQDNVLRRADAQVYARVLAGVAHGLYGFIEWISRQIIIDTAEAEFLERWASIWGVQRLAATPATGTVTFTVAPGAADIPAGTLVQTLDGTQFQTTADITVNGLQATTTVTAVVPSAASNGYAGQTANLVTPVLGVQTAAVLGLLAGGGDLESDDSLRERLLNRIQQPPQGGDANDYVQWTLATPGGGATRAWVVAEQFGQGTVGVAFVCDGNGAGAAILPTAAQISAVAAFIDTVRPVTAHVTVYAPVAVPIDFAIEGLSPDTLAVQQAIAAELADLLAREGQPGGTILLSHMRSAISSAAQEWDYVLVTPAANVVLSPGQIPVMGRVVWQ; encoded by the coding sequence ATGTTTAACCGTCCGTCCCTCCCGGACCTGATCAATCGCACGACGAACGACGTGTTTCAACGGCTGCCGCAGGACAACGTGCTGCGCCGCGCCGACGCCCAGGTCTACGCCCGCGTGCTCGCTGGCGTGGCCCATGGCCTGTACGGGTTCATCGAATGGATCAGTCGCCAGATCATCATCGACACTGCCGAAGCCGAGTTCCTGGAGCGCTGGGCATCCATCTGGGGCGTGCAGCGCCTGGCGGCAACACCCGCCACCGGCACCGTCACCTTCACGGTGGCGCCGGGGGCAGCGGACATTCCGGCGGGCACGCTGGTGCAGACGCTCGATGGCACGCAGTTCCAGACGACAGCGGACATCACGGTCAACGGACTCCAGGCCACGACCACCGTCACGGCGGTCGTACCGTCTGCCGCCAGCAACGGCTACGCCGGGCAGACGGCCAATCTGGTCACGCCGGTGCTGGGCGTGCAGACCGCTGCTGTGCTCGGGCTGCTTGCCGGTGGCGGCGACCTCGAATCCGATGACAGTCTGCGCGAGCGGCTGCTCAACCGCATCCAGCAACCGCCGCAAGGCGGGGACGCCAACGACTACGTGCAGTGGACCCTGGCAACGCCCGGCGGCGGCGCCACCCGCGCCTGGGTCGTGGCCGAGCAATTCGGGCAAGGCACGGTGGGCGTCGCCTTTGTCTGCGATGGCAACGGCGCGGGCGCGGCGATCCTGCCCACGGCCGCGCAGATCTCCGCCGTCGCTGCCTTCATCGACACGGTCCGCCCGGTCACTGCGCATGTGACGGTCTATGCGCCGGTCGCGGTGCCGATCGATTTCGCCATCGAAGGATTGAGCCCGGACACCCTGGCCGTTCAACAGGCCATCGCGGCCGAACTCGCCGATCTGCTGGCGCGTGAGGGGCAGCCCGGCGGCACGATCCTGCTGTCGCACATGCGCTCGGCCATCTCCTCTGCGGCCCAGGAATGGGATTACGTGCTGGTCACGCCGGCCGCCAACGTCGTGTTGTCGCCCGGCCAGATCCCGGTCATGGGGAGGGTGGTATGGCAGTGA
- a CDS encoding phage GP46 family protein has product MRDTLPLTVVFDGRTTSLGLFQDIDNDKAHPLVRAVLISLFTWRRANPDDTLPDPKGFRMGWWGDSYPPVANDRIGSRLWLLARAKLTPTTVQRAQDYAEEALQWLIDDGVAARIAVRAERQGLSTLALQCTLFAADGTANAVLRFDNLWSLLNV; this is encoded by the coding sequence ATGCGCGACACCTTGCCACTGACCGTCGTCTTCGACGGCCGGACGACCTCGCTCGGCCTGTTCCAGGACATCGACAACGACAAGGCCCATCCGCTGGTGCGGGCGGTGCTCATCAGTCTCTTCACCTGGCGGCGCGCCAATCCCGACGACACCTTGCCCGACCCTAAGGGGTTCCGCATGGGCTGGTGGGGCGACTCCTACCCGCCGGTGGCCAACGACCGCATCGGCTCGCGCCTGTGGCTGCTGGCGCGCGCGAAGCTCACGCCGACCACGGTGCAACGAGCCCAGGACTACGCCGAAGAGGCCCTGCAGTGGCTGATCGACGATGGTGTCGCCGCGCGCATCGCCGTGCGAGCGGAGCGCCAGGGTCTGTCGACGCTGGCCCTGCAATGCACGCTGTTCGCGGCCGATGGCACGGCGAACGCAGTGCTCAGGTTCGACAACCTCTGGAGTCTCTTGAATGTTTAA
- a CDS encoding phage baseplate assembly protein V, producing MTDFARLVAPYARRLSNMVARGTVSLVNAATKMQSLQLRLLAGESKDDVEHFEPYGLTSHPQPGAECVALFLDGDRSHGVVVCVADRRYRVKGLASGEVILHDDQGQSVYLMRGGIKLTDKAGSTVVMQGDGSGSMSFAAGLTINANSKIVGTLEVTQNITSDASITAAQDVGDQGGTKTMAGMRSVFDAHTHSGTDSHGDGFTTNPPNSQQ from the coding sequence ATGACGGATTTCGCGCGACTGGTCGCCCCATATGCGCGCCGCCTGTCCAACATGGTCGCGCGCGGCACCGTGTCCCTGGTCAACGCGGCGACCAAGATGCAGAGCCTGCAACTGCGCCTGTTGGCCGGCGAGTCCAAGGATGACGTCGAGCATTTCGAGCCGTATGGCTTGACCAGCCATCCCCAGCCCGGCGCCGAATGCGTCGCGCTTTTTCTCGATGGCGACCGCTCGCACGGTGTCGTCGTATGCGTGGCCGATCGTCGCTATCGCGTCAAGGGCCTGGCGAGCGGTGAAGTGATCCTGCATGACGACCAGGGACAGTCCGTCTATCTCATGCGCGGCGGCATCAAGCTGACCGACAAGGCGGGGTCGACCGTGGTGATGCAAGGTGACGGCAGCGGATCGATGTCATTCGCGGCCGGCCTCACCATCAACGCGAACAGCAAGATCGTCGGCACACTGGAAGTGACCCAGAACATCACGAGCGACGCGAGCATCACGGCCGCACAGGACGTCGGCGACCAGGGTGGCACCAAGACGATGGCGGGCATGCGCTCGGTCTTCGATGCCCATACGCACAGCGGCACCGACAGCCACGGCGATGGCTTCACCACCAATCCGCCGAATTCACAGCAATAG
- a CDS encoding phage baseplate assembly protein produces the protein MATTDPGYPAGLPENQVRLVVGGQEFGGWKNIRIEAGIERQARSFELEVTDRWPGPTSAATADNAPPVWRRIRPFDACQVFIGNDLVLTGYVDATPIQYDGKRVSVTVKGRSRTCDLVDCCPPDSGRAPPAGNGLWADVKGKDGKTGTVVKPAAANTNVWRNAKLETIAAALAAPYGVRVLTEIDTGAPITEHHVQVGETVFESIDRLMRLRHVLSTDNARGDLVFIDVGSAGNATTTLELGQNIREGSCELDFKAVMSSYVVKGQRAGNDGDFGVDANEVEGDDDGEAEFEGGIADTGTPVTASLTDARSKRFRVLVLKQAGHADAGTCQDRALYERAHRAAKALEATYTVAGWRQGDGQLWVPNLLVRVRDDLIGFDQTMVIAEAHYLLDENGLRTQLRVGPPDGYRSKAAKPRKGIKRGGADTWGDVE, from the coding sequence ATGGCGACCACTGATCCAGGCTATCCGGCGGGCCTGCCGGAGAATCAGGTGCGCCTCGTGGTCGGCGGCCAGGAATTCGGCGGCTGGAAGAATATCCGCATCGAGGCCGGCATCGAGCGGCAGGCGCGCAGCTTCGAGCTGGAAGTCACCGATCGCTGGCCGGGGCCGACATCGGCCGCCACGGCGGACAACGCACCGCCGGTCTGGCGCCGCATCCGGCCCTTCGACGCCTGCCAGGTATTCATCGGCAACGACCTGGTGCTGACCGGTTACGTCGATGCCACCCCGATCCAGTATGACGGCAAGCGCGTCAGCGTCACCGTCAAGGGCCGCAGCCGCACCTGTGATCTGGTCGACTGCTGTCCGCCCGACTCCGGGCGGGCGCCACCGGCGGGCAACGGCCTGTGGGCGGACGTCAAAGGCAAGGACGGCAAAACCGGCACGGTCGTCAAGCCGGCGGCGGCCAACACCAACGTCTGGCGCAACGCCAAGCTGGAAACCATCGCCGCCGCGCTGGCTGCGCCCTATGGCGTGCGCGTGCTGACCGAGATCGATACCGGTGCGCCGATCACCGAGCACCATGTCCAGGTCGGGGAAACCGTGTTCGAGAGCATCGACCGGCTGATGCGCCTGCGCCATGTGCTGTCCACCGACAACGCCCGGGGCGACCTAGTGTTCATCGATGTCGGCAGCGCCGGTAACGCCACCACCACGCTCGAGCTGGGCCAGAACATCCGGGAGGGGAGTTGCGAACTCGACTTCAAGGCGGTGATGTCCAGCTACGTCGTGAAGGGCCAGCGCGCGGGCAATGACGGCGACTTCGGCGTCGATGCCAACGAGGTCGAGGGCGACGATGACGGCGAGGCCGAATTCGAAGGCGGGATCGCCGACACCGGCACACCGGTGACGGCGAGTCTGACGGATGCGCGTTCCAAGCGCTTCCGGGTGCTGGTGCTCAAACAGGCGGGCCATGCCGACGCCGGCACCTGCCAGGACCGTGCGCTGTACGAGCGCGCACACCGGGCCGCCAAGGCGCTCGAAGCCACCTATACGGTCGCCGGCTGGCGCCAGGGTGACGGACAGCTGTGGGTGCCGAACCTGCTGGTGCGCGTCCGGGACGACCTGATCGGCTTCGACCAGACCATGGTCATCGCGGAAGCGCATTACCTGCTCGACGAGAACGGACTGCGCACGCAGCTCCGCGTCGGGCCGCCCGATGGTTACCGCTCCAAGGCCGCCAAACCGCGCAAAGGCATCAAGCGCGGCGGTGCCGACACCTGGGGAGATGTGGAATGA
- a CDS encoding DNA circularization protein, which translates to MAKYFDSLHPASFRGVAFQVNGADFGAGRRVQVHEYPQRDMPWVEDLGRATREIALDAFLIGADYIDQTNRLLSALETAGPGTLVHPWLGTMQVCLSAPARVRFDSGLGVATISLSFVESGELTFPNPTSSTQAASRLAADGLATAAIQDFAGSFTVAGYQSFVAAAAQGRLAAMLGFVGAGQIAQVLANFTSQATSVANLVTQAASFLSNPAMLGQTLLNAFGLSGAAGAVAAWSTVVKLLTGTASSNAMLARTPVVAATPSRRQIDTNAVALYGLGRQLLLAQAVGISSLVGTEQDSVQAGISQPSGGTPVAPQQVTQDSMLAVRDTLLSTLDAEMRRCGDAAYEALQAASAAVYVDLTARAQSAARLTTWIPPETMPMLAVAYELYADASRDAEIQSRNGIRHPGFVPPGALSVIAA; encoded by the coding sequence ATGGCCAAGTATTTCGATTCTCTGCATCCGGCATCCTTTCGCGGCGTGGCGTTCCAGGTCAATGGCGCCGACTTCGGCGCCGGCCGTCGCGTGCAGGTCCATGAATACCCCCAGCGCGACATGCCCTGGGTGGAGGACCTGGGCCGTGCCACCCGCGAGATCGCGCTGGACGCCTTTCTGATCGGTGCGGACTACATCGATCAAACCAATCGCCTACTGTCGGCGCTGGAGACGGCCGGGCCGGGGACGCTCGTGCATCCCTGGCTAGGCACGATGCAGGTGTGCCTGTCCGCGCCGGCACGCGTGCGCTTCGATTCCGGCCTGGGCGTGGCGACGATATCCCTGTCCTTCGTCGAATCGGGCGAACTCACGTTCCCGAATCCGACGAGTTCCACCCAGGCGGCCAGCCGGCTCGCGGCCGATGGACTGGCTACGGCGGCGATCCAGGATTTCGCGGGCAGCTTCACGGTCGCGGGCTATCAGAGCTTCGTCGCGGCGGCGGCCCAGGGACGACTGGCCGCCATGCTGGGTTTCGTGGGGGCTGGGCAGATCGCGCAGGTGCTGGCGAACTTCACATCGCAGGCCACCTCGGTCGCCAACCTGGTCACCCAGGCAGCGTCCTTCCTGAGCAATCCGGCGATGCTGGGGCAGACATTGCTCAATGCCTTCGGCCTGTCGGGCGCGGCGGGCGCCGTCGCCGCCTGGTCCACCGTGGTCAAGCTGCTCACCGGAACGGCGTCGTCGAACGCCATGCTGGCGCGCACCCCGGTCGTGGCGGCCACGCCGTCGCGCCGGCAGATCGATACCAATGCCGTCGCACTTTATGGCCTGGGCCGGCAACTCCTGCTCGCGCAAGCGGTGGGTATTTCGTCCCTGGTGGGCACCGAGCAGGACAGCGTGCAGGCCGGCATCAGCCAGCCGTCGGGCGGCACGCCGGTCGCCCCACAACAGGTCACGCAAGACAGCATGCTGGCGGTGCGCGACACGCTGCTCTCCACGCTCGACGCCGAGATGCGCCGCTGCGGAGACGCCGCCTATGAGGCGTTGCAGGCGGCGAGCGCGGCGGTCTATGTGGATTTGACGGCCCGTGCACAGAGCGCGGCGCGTCTGACCACTTGGATTCCGCCCGAGACGATGCCTATGCTGGCCGTCGCCTACGAGTTGTACGCGGATGCGTCGCGCGATGCCGAGATCCAGTCGCGCAACGGTATCCGCCATCCGGGCTTCGTGCCGCCCGGCGCGCTTTCCGTGATCGCGGCCTGA
- a CDS encoding phage tail tape measure protein, with product MSDRFELKAILSANAESLIGALKSVEAPAKAARKYLTDIGKSATGIAGKFGLPVGIAGGLAAGFGLAKVKDAVHAYAELGEAVHHGATRAGMSVEQFQRMKYVAEQNGVAVEQMEGAMGKLNLALGRAASGRGKEAAALFARLGIAMRDASGQLRTGMQVLPELADAFVRNENPAVRARMGMALFGKKWQEIVPLLEAGGKGIEEAQARMSRFKGVMNEEDIDRSREFAKSLRDLEMVSKGFQMTIAKNLVPAIKPLLDGFNDWMAANKKLVSAEVGRMAKDLGHWLSSIDWRGMARSVLAFGQGIGKLVDFVGGPRNALIGLAVMMNAQTIMALGGLVAAVGRAGLAFLGMAAKAYVASNAALLSMMRTGLAASGLVAGPLAFLRAGWALLTTTTISMSGLMSGAFGLVAGGIRAVGAALMANPLGIILAIASAAWLIYENWDTVKGWFTGFWNWIKAHAELILTCLGPIGWIANTIIGHWEPLKAWFGDFVRWLSDKLRWMVDAAKSVGHAFGIGGGDERSASPEPGNPSRGTPLGAMASPVAGERPSLLGTAASAAKVEGQVNIKIDGLPTGSRVEQVRGGTMPINVDAGYSAHALLMP from the coding sequence ATGTCTGACCGATTCGAACTCAAAGCCATTCTGTCGGCCAATGCGGAAAGCCTGATCGGCGCGCTCAAGTCCGTCGAGGCGCCCGCCAAGGCTGCGCGCAAATACCTGACCGACATCGGCAAGAGCGCCACGGGTATCGCCGGAAAGTTCGGGCTGCCCGTCGGGATCGCCGGTGGCCTGGCCGCCGGCTTCGGCCTGGCCAAGGTCAAGGACGCCGTGCATGCGTATGCCGAGTTGGGCGAGGCCGTGCACCACGGTGCCACGCGCGCAGGCATGAGCGTCGAGCAGTTCCAGCGCATGAAGTATGTGGCCGAGCAAAACGGCGTCGCCGTCGAGCAGATGGAAGGCGCCATGGGCAAGCTCAACCTCGCGCTGGGACGCGCCGCCAGCGGCCGGGGCAAGGAAGCGGCTGCGCTCTTTGCCCGCCTGGGCATCGCCATGCGCGACGCGTCCGGTCAGCTGCGCACCGGGATGCAAGTCCTGCCCGAGCTGGCCGACGCCTTCGTTCGCAACGAGAACCCGGCCGTGCGTGCGCGCATGGGCATGGCCTTGTTCGGCAAGAAGTGGCAGGAGATCGTGCCACTCTTGGAAGCCGGCGGCAAAGGCATCGAGGAAGCCCAGGCGCGCATGTCGCGCTTCAAGGGCGTCATGAACGAGGAAGACATCGACCGATCGCGCGAATTCGCCAAGTCGCTGCGCGATCTGGAGATGGTCAGCAAGGGTTTTCAGATGACCATCGCCAAAAACCTGGTGCCCGCGATCAAACCACTGCTCGATGGCTTCAACGATTGGATGGCGGCCAACAAGAAGCTGGTGTCCGCCGAGGTGGGCCGCATGGCCAAGGACCTCGGACATTGGCTGTCCAGCATCGACTGGCGCGGCATGGCCAGGAGCGTACTGGCCTTCGGACAGGGCATAGGCAAACTGGTCGATTTCGTCGGCGGACCGCGCAATGCGCTGATCGGCCTGGCGGTGATGATGAATGCCCAGACCATCATGGCCCTGGGTGGATTGGTGGCCGCCGTCGGGCGCGCGGGCCTGGCGTTCCTGGGCATGGCGGCCAAGGCCTATGTAGCGAGTAACGCAGCGCTGCTGTCCATGATGCGCACCGGACTGGCTGCCTCGGGCTTGGTGGCCGGACCGCTCGCCTTCCTGCGCGCGGGCTGGGCGCTGCTGACGACCACCACCATCTCCATGAGCGGCTTGATGTCCGGTGCCTTCGGCCTGGTCGCCGGGGGCATTCGTGCCGTAGGCGCGGCGCTGATGGCCAACCCGCTCGGCATCATCCTCGCCATCGCTTCGGCCGCGTGGCTGATCTATGAGAACTGGGACACCGTCAAAGGCTGGTTCACCGGCTTCTGGAACTGGATCAAAGCCCATGCCGAACTGATCCTCACCTGCCTGGGACCGATCGGCTGGATCGCCAACACGATCATCGGCCACTGGGAGCCGCTCAAGGCCTGGTTCGGCGATTTCGTGCGCTGGCTGTCGGACAAACTGCGCTGGATGGTCGATGCCGCCAAATCCGTGGGCCATGCCTTCGGTATCGGTGGCGGCGACGAAAGATCGGCGAGTCCCGAGCCAGGCAACCCCTCCCGGGGCACGCCTCTGGGGGCGATGGCATCCCCGGTTGCCGGTGAGCGGCCCTCCTTGCTGGGGACGGCTGCGAGCGCCGCCAAGGTGGAGGGCCAGGTGAACATCAAGATCGACGGCCTGCCCACAGGCTCACGCGTCGAACAGGTGCGCGGCGGAACCATGCCGATCAATGTCGATGCCGGCTACAGCGCGCATGCGCTGCTGATGCCATAG
- a CDS encoding phage tail assembly protein, which translates to MSDQALTIPLSAPVMAHGEEIDCLVLRQPTTADLIDLGQPMRLLPGNGMEDPAVEVRMNVVAHYVARLAAVPLSSVKALSLGDFGRATQAVLGFFGEDGAPADRMSSSPTASSKSPGSSKHPRATS; encoded by the coding sequence ATGAGCGATCAAGCACTGACCATCCCCCTGTCCGCGCCGGTGATGGCGCATGGTGAGGAGATCGATTGCCTGGTCCTTCGTCAGCCGACCACGGCCGATCTGATCGACCTGGGGCAGCCGATGCGGCTCTTGCCGGGCAACGGCATGGAGGACCCCGCCGTCGAGGTGCGCATGAACGTGGTCGCGCATTACGTGGCGCGGCTGGCGGCCGTTCCGCTCTCGAGCGTCAAGGCGCTGTCGCTCGGTGACTTTGGCCGTGCGACGCAGGCGGTGCTGGGTTTTTTCGGAGAAGACGGTGCGCCGGCGGATCGGATGAGCAGTTCGCCGACCGCGTCTTCGAAGTCGCCTGGTTCTTCAAAACATCCCCGCGCGACGTCTTGA